From the genome of Nitrosomonas sp., one region includes:
- a CDS encoding response regulator: MQTSTSPSVTTLRSRLQEISFATQSTAIFLFAIVVILSSFLINYFSLLEKSHSTAKLLVENATASIMFQDTAAAETLLHSLSNTKEVHAAALYDDKSVLISQYHIGRNIPPQQLNSLKEDFQWNINFISIIEPVHMNDQLLGGLYLEISLYTLYQQILLQIVITIVAAIAALIIAHLLLQQLNKSVLNPLNQLSGVIEHVSHNANYSVRTVPSNILELNTLANGFNSMLDVIQERDAKLANHLDHLEEEVAIRTEELVIAKEAAESSSKAKSEFLATMSHEIRTPMNGILGMIDLLLGSRLNTDQRHFAETVQRSGQHLLGIINDILDFSKIESGHLQLETIDFSLIKLIEDTMLMFSQQADEKKLELAVQFMPPDNAFQFKGDSFRLRQVIVNLLSNAIKFTAEGEIVVRARVENEAESDATISISVEDTGLGIDSHQQENIFKHFTQADGSTTRQYGGTGLGLSICKSLIELMGGTISVESSLGHGSKFRIDLQLKKANFEQNSLQENTLENMNVLVVDDNKTNREILEAYLKNWRMNASCADGAEQALELMNRAFDNGNPYQFAILDLNMPGMNGLQLAEKIHTDTNLSKTRVLLLTSSYCHVDEVEALRQRLGNLHCVNKPIRQQELFELISSAINNSPDFSTSNPPSRQDSLEQIILNSRGKVLLAEDNPVNQDVALAMLAKLGMEVELAKNGKEALELASRTQYDIILMDCQMPIMDGFEATSLIRKECENNVHTPIIAVTANATTDDRENCINMGMNDFISKPYTLEQLQHVISHWISAEAVKSNNTEKAGKAIANLQTENTSVINFKQLDQIRELDASHGNELVHKILSTFLENTESLVRQIGHSILYGDAEGLRRTAHALKSSSANIGAEGLSNMAKELESFGRVGELEPATKLQESLEQQYSQVIDEIKKILRNDESSVI, translated from the coding sequence ATGCAAACTTCAACATCCCCATCTGTGACTACATTACGTTCCAGATTGCAAGAAATAAGTTTTGCCACACAAAGCACTGCCATTTTTCTGTTCGCTATTGTTGTCATCTTAAGCAGTTTTCTAATTAATTATTTTTCTTTACTGGAAAAGAGTCATTCCACTGCTAAATTATTGGTTGAAAATGCAACGGCTTCAATAATGTTTCAAGACACTGCGGCAGCGGAAACGCTTTTGCATTCTCTAAGTAACACGAAAGAAGTTCACGCAGCTGCTTTGTATGATGATAAAAGCGTACTCATTTCTCAATATCATATTGGCAGAAATATTCCTCCTCAACAATTAAATTCGCTTAAAGAAGACTTTCAGTGGAATATCAATTTCATTTCAATTATTGAACCTGTTCACATGAACGACCAGCTTCTGGGTGGCCTTTACCTGGAAATTAGTCTGTATACACTCTACCAGCAGATTCTATTGCAAATTGTTATCACAATAGTTGCTGCAATTGCCGCACTGATTATCGCGCATCTGCTATTGCAGCAACTCAATAAATCGGTACTGAATCCACTCAATCAACTTTCTGGTGTTATCGAACATGTTTCGCATAATGCAAACTATTCGGTCAGAACAGTGCCAAGCAATATTCTTGAGCTGAATACGCTGGCTAATGGATTTAATAGCATGCTTGATGTGATCCAAGAGCGCGATGCAAAATTAGCGAATCATTTGGATCATTTGGAAGAAGAAGTTGCTATTCGAACAGAAGAACTGGTGATTGCGAAAGAAGCGGCTGAATCGTCCAGTAAAGCCAAAAGTGAATTTCTTGCAACCATGAGTCACGAAATCCGTACACCGATGAACGGAATTCTTGGCATGATCGATTTACTTTTGGGTAGTCGGTTGAATACAGATCAGAGGCATTTTGCTGAAACAGTACAACGCTCAGGCCAACATTTGTTGGGGATAATAAACGATATTCTCGACTTCTCAAAAATAGAATCCGGTCATTTGCAGCTAGAGACGATTGATTTTTCACTGATAAAGCTAATTGAAGATACAATGCTAATGTTCTCACAGCAGGCCGATGAAAAAAAGCTTGAACTGGCGGTTCAATTTATGCCGCCAGACAACGCTTTCCAGTTTAAAGGAGATTCTTTCCGATTACGCCAGGTCATTGTGAATCTGCTGAGCAATGCCATTAAATTTACAGCAGAGGGAGAGATCGTTGTTCGTGCCCGAGTAGAGAATGAGGCCGAATCCGACGCTACAATCAGTATCAGTGTTGAGGATACAGGGTTGGGTATAGATTCCCATCAACAAGAAAATATTTTCAAACATTTTACTCAAGCAGATGGTTCTACAACGCGTCAATACGGAGGAACAGGTCTTGGTCTGAGTATTTGTAAAAGTTTGATTGAATTAATGGGTGGCACAATTTCAGTTGAAAGTTCGTTGGGCCATGGTTCAAAATTTAGGATTGATCTTCAACTGAAAAAGGCCAATTTTGAACAAAATAGCCTGCAAGAAAATACGTTAGAAAATATGAATGTCCTGGTGGTTGACGACAATAAAACCAACAGAGAGATCCTGGAAGCTTATCTTAAGAACTGGCGGATGAACGCTTCTTGTGCTGACGGCGCTGAGCAGGCGCTCGAACTTATGAATCGAGCATTTGATAATGGGAATCCCTATCAATTCGCCATTTTGGATCTGAATATGCCGGGAATGAACGGGTTGCAGTTGGCGGAAAAAATTCATACGGACACCAATTTGTCTAAAACGCGTGTATTGCTGTTGACTTCAAGTTATTGCCATGTTGACGAGGTCGAAGCGCTGCGACAGAGACTCGGTAATTTGCATTGCGTCAATAAACCCATACGTCAACAAGAATTATTTGAATTAATTTCGAGTGCTATCAATAATTCGCCTGATTTTTCTACTTCAAATCCTCCATCGCGACAAGATTCGCTCGAACAAATTATCTTAAACTCCCGTGGCAAGGTTTTACTTGCTGAAGACAATCCAGTTAACCAGGATGTGGCCTTGGCGATGTTGGCCAAACTCGGTATGGAAGTTGAACTTGCCAAAAATGGCAAGGAAGCGCTGGAGCTTGCTTCCAGAACGCAATACGATATTATCTTGATGGATTGTCAGATGCCAATTATGGATGGTTTCGAGGCAACTTCACTCATTCGTAAAGAATGCGAAAATAATGTGCATACTCCGATTATCGCTGTTACTGCGAATGCTACGACAGACGATCGCGAAAATTGCATCAACATGGGAATGAATGATTTTATTTCAAAACCTTATACGCTTGAACAATTGCAACATGTAATCTCGCATTGGATATCTGCAGAAGCGGTTAAATCAAATAACACTGAAAAAGCAGGCAAGGCGATCGCAAATCTCCAAACAGAGAATACTTCAGTCATAAATTTTAAACAGCTTGATCAAATTCGAGAGCTTGATGCGTCACATGGCAATGAATTGGTGCATAAGATTCTTAGTACCTTTCTTGAAAATACTGAAAGTCTGGTTCGTCAGATTGGACACTCAATCTTATATGGCGATGCTGAGGGGTTACGGCGGACGGCGCATGCCTTAAAATCAAGTTCGGCCAATATTGGTGCTGAAGGATTATCAAATATGGCCAAGGAATTGGAATCCTTTGGCCGTGTAGGGGAACTTGAGCCCGCCACGAAACTGCAAGAAAGTTTAGAGCAACAATACAGTCAAGTCATCGACGAAATAAAAAAGATATTGAGAAATGATGAAAGCAGTGTCATTTAA
- a CDS encoding IS256 family transposase, whose amino-acid sequence MNKTTVQFDFEEALESLKAGRNLNGKDGILTPLIKQLTEAALAAELEQHIKSGDEQNRKNGTTPKTVKSASGSFQLETPRDRNGTFEPQLVKKHQTHLTDEIERKILSLFALGSSYQDISGHIAELYGIDVSTATISAVTDKLIPELREWQQRPLDSHYPFVWLDAIHHKVKEDSRYISKAVYTVLGLNIEGKKEVLGLYVSESEGARFWLSVLADLNNRGVRDILIAAVDGLVGFPEAINSIFPETEVQLCIIHQIRNSMKYVASKNQKAFMADLKPVYKAPTIDAAEDALDALEAKWGKHYPIVIQSWRNKWENLSVYFKYPEPIRRVIYTTNTIEAVHRQFRKLTKTKGGFPNENSLLKLLYVGIKNASKKWTMPILNWNLTLSQLAIYFEGRLDAALDL is encoded by the coding sequence ATGAACAAGACTACAGTGCAATTTGATTTTGAAGAAGCCTTGGAATCCTTGAAAGCGGGGCGGAATTTGAATGGAAAAGATGGCATATTAACGCCATTGATCAAACAACTCACTGAAGCTGCATTGGCGGCGGAACTTGAACAGCATATCAAATCCGGGGATGAACAGAACCGGAAGAATGGCACGACGCCAAAGACTGTAAAATCAGCATCAGGTAGTTTTCAACTGGAAACACCCAGAGACCGCAACGGTACATTTGAACCACAGTTGGTTAAAAAGCATCAGACCCATCTTACCGATGAAATCGAACGCAAGATTTTATCGTTATTTGCGTTGGGTTCCAGCTATCAGGATATTTCTGGGCATATTGCCGAACTGTACGGCATTGATGTTTCAACGGCGACGATCAGCGCAGTCACAGATAAGCTTATTCCGGAGCTTAGGGAATGGCAACAGCGCCCGCTGGATAGTCACTATCCGTTCGTATGGCTGGATGCCATACATCACAAGGTGAAAGAAGACAGCCGTTATATCAGCAAGGCAGTCTATACCGTACTTGGCTTAAACATTGAAGGAAAGAAGGAAGTACTGGGGTTGTATGTATCGGAAAGCGAAGGCGCCCGGTTCTGGCTTTCCGTACTGGCAGACTTAAATAACCGTGGCGTACGGGATATCCTTATTGCCGCCGTTGATGGACTCGTGGGTTTTCCTGAGGCAATCAACAGTATTTTTCCTGAAACCGAGGTTCAGTTGTGCATTATTCATCAAATCCGCAATTCGATGAAATATGTGGCGTCAAAAAATCAAAAAGCATTCATGGCTGACCTGAAACCGGTATACAAAGCGCCGACCATTGATGCAGCCGAAGATGCGCTTGATGCACTGGAAGCCAAATGGGGAAAACACTATCCCATCGTGATTCAATCCTGGCGCAACAAATGGGAAAATTTATCGGTATACTTCAAATATCCTGAACCGATACGCCGTGTGATTTATACAACCAACACGATTGAGGCCGTTCATCGTCAATTTCGCAAACTGACAAAAACCAAAGGTGGATTTCCGAATGAAAACAGTCTGTTGAAATTATTGTATGTTGGTATCAAAAACGCCAGCAAAAAATGGACAAT